A section of the Triticum dicoccoides isolate Atlit2015 ecotype Zavitan chromosome 7A, WEW_v2.0, whole genome shotgun sequence genome encodes:
- the LOC119331896 gene encoding uncharacterized protein LOC119331896 isoform X1 gives MPWLNFVVRSRSRVLSGGSVALFNAFVFVVSYTIAYTLTHYDGPCSKFEAGRNHDIDGIHNNHGSFDIWIDRCSVVDYDDELIDIMRQSIDIACLQVVPSLLFVPATKSLTCLVSLNKYR, from the exons ATGCCCTGGCTAAATTTTGTCGTTCGTTCCCGTTCTCGGGTGCTGTCCGGTGGGTCAGTTGCGCTCTTCAACGCCTTCGTCTTTGTTGTCTCCTACACCATTGCCTACACCCTCACCCACTACGACGGCCCCTGCAGCAAG TTCGAGGCCGGCCGCAACCACGACATTGACGGCATCCATAACAATCACGGATCCTTCGACATCTGGATCGACCGCTGCTCCGTCGTCGACTACGACGACGAGCTCATCGACATCATGCGCCAGAGCATCGACATCGCTTGTCTCCAGGTCGTCCCTTCTCTGTTATTTGTCCCTGCTACTAAGTCACTCACATGCTTGGTTTCTCTCAACAAGTATCGTTGA
- the LOC119331896 gene encoding uncharacterized protein LOC119331896 isoform X2 encodes MPWLNFVVRSRSRVLSGGSVALFNAFVFVVSYTIAYTLTHYDGPCSKFEAGRNHDIDGIHNNHGSFDIWIDRCSVVDYDDELIDIMRQSIDIACLQYFQFNNYT; translated from the exons ATGCCCTGGCTAAATTTTGTCGTTCGTTCCCGTTCTCGGGTGCTGTCCGGTGGGTCAGTTGCGCTCTTCAACGCCTTCGTCTTTGTTGTCTCCTACACCATTGCCTACACCCTCACCCACTACGACGGCCCCTGCAGCAAG TTCGAGGCCGGCCGCAACCACGACATTGACGGCATCCATAACAATCACGGATCCTTCGACATCTGGATCGACCGCTGCTCCGTCGTCGACTACGACGACGAGCTCATCGACATCATGCGCCAGAGCATCGACATCGCTTGTCTCCAG TATTTTCAGTTTAATAACTATACTTGA